A DNA window from Ovis aries strain OAR_USU_Benz2616 breed Rambouillet chromosome 7, ARS-UI_Ramb_v3.0, whole genome shotgun sequence contains the following coding sequences:
- the TICAM2 gene encoding TIR domain-containing adapter molecule 2: protein MGIGKSKTDPCHLSVPWGKSQSVDTSQSHQTSDSKQSEDISLHGDAVCSSTAEMPAGEQEGVEESPEEDTEEEVFLKFVILHAEEDTAEALRVQSLLENDFGIKPGIIFAEMPCGRQHLQNLDDAVNGSAWTILLLTENFLRDTWCKFQFYSSLMNSVNRQHKYNSVIPMRPLNKPLPRERTPFALRTINALEEESRGFPTQVERIFQESVYRIQQAIWKETRNTVQRQSVA, encoded by the coding sequence ATGGGTATCGGAAAGTCTAAAACGGATCCCTGCCATCTTTCTGTGCCCTGGGGTAAAAGCCAGAGTGTGGATACTAGTCAAAGCCATCAGACGTCAGATTCCAAGCAATCTGAAGACATCTCCCTGCATGGTGATGCTGTGTGCAGCAGTACTGCAGAGATGCCAGCAGGGGAGCAGGAGGGAGTGGAGGAGAGCCCTGAAGAGGACACAGAAGAAGAGGTGTTCCTCAAATTTGTGATACTGCACGCTGAAGAAGACACAGCCGAAGCCCTCCGAGTCCAGAGCCTGCTGGAAAACGACTTTGGCATCAAGCCTGGAATCATCTTTGCCGAGATGCCATGTGGCAGACAGCATTTACAGAACTTGGATGATGCTGTCAACGGGTCTGCCTGGACTATCTTACTGTTGACTGAAAACTTCTTAAGGGACACCTGGTGTAAGTTCCAGTTCTATTCGTCCCTCATGAACTCCGTTAACAGGCAGCACAAGTACAACTCCGTCATCCCGATGCGGCCCCTGAACAAGCCCCTGCCCCGAGAGAGAACTCCCTTTGCTCTACGAACCATCAACgccctggaggaagaaagtcGTGGCTTTCCTACCCAGGTGGAAAGGATTTTTCAGGAGTCTGTGTACAGGATACAGCAAGCTATATGGAAAGAGACCAGAAATACGGTACAAAGGCAATCTGTTGCCTGA
- the LOC101101989 gene encoding sorting nexin-12-like, which yields MEAGISAAVENRADTAASSSALDPAQTGSSREPEQAPAFGLCPRSRSLLRKDVNAAVADTPRLYSTPEDLTHADGPGSDFLETAVFRPQTVGLGCARLAAGEVRMPTDRRTRRTEASRVQRRCSDCECLKNELQRDSKIVVPPLPGKALKRQLPIGGDEGIFEESLIEERRQGLQFINKTAGHPLAPNERCLHMFLQEEATDRNCPREGAPVGAPLTTCPLLSC from the exons ATGGAAGCAGGTATTTCGGCGGCAGTGGAAAACAGAGCAGACACAGCGGCATCCTCATCTGCTCTTGATCC AGCTCAAACGGGTTCTTCAAGAGAGCCAGAGCAGGCTCCTGCCTTCGGCCTCTGTCCCCGGTCCCGGTCTCTCCTTCGGAAAGACGTCAACGCGGCAGTAGCTGACACTCCGCGCCTTTACTCGACGCCGGAGGACCTGACGCACGCTGACGGGCCTGGGAGTGACTTCCTGGAGACCGCCGTGTTTCGTCCACAGACAGTGGGCCTGGGCTGCGCGCGCCTCGCCGCCGGCGAGGTTCGCATGCCCACCGATCGAAGGACTCGTCGAACTGAAGCATCCCGTGTACAACGGCGCTGCAGTGACTGTGAGTGCCTGAAAAATGAGCTGCAGCGAGACAGCAAGATTGTAGTACCACCACTCCCTGGGAAAGCCTTGAAGCGGCAGCTCCCTATCGGAGGAGATGAAGGGATCTTTGAGGAGTCTCTTATTGAAGAAAGGAGGCAGGGCCTGCAATTTATTAACAAAACTGCTGGGCACCCACTGGCTCCGAACGAACGCTGCCTACACATGTTCCTGCAGGAGGAGGCAACTGACAGGAACTGTCCCCGGGAAGGTGCGCCAGTAGGAGCCCCTCTCACCACTTGCCCTCTACTTTCCTGCTGA